From Oceanococcus sp. HetDA_MAG_MS8, the proteins below share one genomic window:
- a CDS encoding NAD-dependent epimerase/dehydratase family protein codes for MNLMRIAVVGATGMLGRHVADAIAASAHELILIHRGGPSSERLHGLKAQQRIADLDQPESWPDALQDVEAVIQCAGFYPRDIRPWQEDVLQATQQMQSFYKACAQVPTLRKVVYLGAAIALPMAGAGQLAHADLRYSGPPANKNPYIQVKWALDELALEQAHKGLPLSIAIPSMTFGEYDYGPSTGQLLLGVARGDLPGYVAGQRNVIAASDAGRGILAVAERGRSGQRYLLTGHNTDMDEVVALASAWAKRSPPKKVPLALARLLGAWQSLRYRRGGPFPKITPTALAVMSAGQHLDGSKAREELGFSAQLDLASTVNRALDWFSAEGYLD; via the coding sequence GTGAACCTTATGCGAATTGCTGTCGTCGGCGCGACCGGCATGCTGGGCCGCCATGTGGCCGATGCCATCGCGGCCAGTGCGCACGAACTGATATTGATTCACCGCGGCGGGCCTAGTTCTGAGCGTCTGCATGGCTTGAAAGCGCAGCAGCGCATTGCGGATCTCGACCAGCCTGAATCCTGGCCAGATGCTCTGCAGGATGTCGAAGCGGTTATTCAATGCGCAGGCTTCTATCCACGCGATATTCGTCCCTGGCAGGAGGATGTTCTGCAAGCCACACAGCAAATGCAGAGCTTCTACAAGGCCTGTGCTCAGGTACCCACGCTGCGTAAAGTGGTGTACCTCGGGGCTGCTATCGCATTGCCAATGGCCGGGGCGGGCCAGCTTGCGCATGCGGACTTGCGCTATTCCGGTCCACCTGCCAACAAGAACCCCTACATCCAAGTGAAGTGGGCCTTAGATGAGTTGGCGTTGGAACAGGCGCATAAGGGTTTGCCCTTAAGTATCGCGATTCCCTCGATGACCTTTGGGGAATATGACTACGGGCCCAGCACCGGGCAATTATTGCTTGGTGTCGCCCGTGGTGATTTACCAGGCTACGTGGCGGGCCAGCGCAACGTCATTGCCGCCAGCGATGCCGGTCGTGGCATTCTGGCCGTGGCTGAACGCGGGCGGAGTGGCCAGCGTTACCTGCTCACCGGCCACAATACTGATATGGATGAAGTTGTGGCCTTAGCCTCGGCTTGGGCGAAGCGGAGTCCACCCAAAAAAGTGCCGCTTGCTCTGGCCCGTTTACTCGGCGCCTGGCAAAGCCTGCGTTATAGGCGGGGCGGGCCATTTCCCAAGATCACCCCAACAGCACTCGCTGTGATGAGCGCAGGACAACATTTGGACGGCAGTAAAGCCCGTGAAGAGCTGGGGTTTAGCGCGCAGCTAGACTTAGCGAGCACCGTGAATCGGGCCCTAGACTGGTTCTCCGCCGAAGGCTACTTGGATTAA
- a CDS encoding DUF393 domain-containing protein — protein MPPTPLVLYDGYCSFCNSWVRFILRYEQGPHYHFMPLQSSEAAALLGPFQRDPQNLDSVYVLEDGQLWERSDAALRIVRHLRWPWRGLAPLVWVPRILRNVVYDAIGRYRYQLFGRSDYCAALSVEQQHRFHHTSPPQTGSG, from the coding sequence ATGCCTCCAACGCCTCTAGTGCTTTATGACGGATACTGCAGCTTCTGCAATTCCTGGGTACGTTTCATCCTGCGTTATGAGCAAGGGCCGCACTACCATTTCATGCCCTTGCAAAGCTCAGAGGCAGCTGCGCTGCTTGGGCCTTTTCAACGCGACCCGCAGAATCTCGATTCAGTTTACGTTCTTGAAGATGGGCAGCTCTGGGAGCGCTCGGACGCGGCGCTACGGATAGTTCGCCATCTGCGCTGGCCGTGGAGAGGTTTGGCACCACTGGTATGGGTGCCGCGAATTCTACGGAATGTGGTGTATGACGCCATTGGCCGTTACCGCTACCAGTTATTCGGCCGCAGTGACTATTGCGCTGCTCTCAGCGTTGAACAGCAACACCGCTTCCACCACACATCCCCACCCCAGACGGGCAGTGGCTGA
- a CDS encoding response regulator yields MPANDRPVILCVDDEPEVLSGLRLNLRKDYQVLVAQSGQQGLELLRQNPDVAVVLSDMRMPQMDGAEFLAKARKQAPLAIRMLLTGFADTQAAVRAVNQGHLFRFLTKPCPPSELLTVMRAAAAQHRLIKNESTLLDQTLSGSIKTLCDTLALVLPEIYGGLSGIRRVAESLGSILDIQPLWPLRIASMLVFTGYVSLPKETAIRAAAGEPLGTHEQQMLRGIPALTQRLLAPIPRLEDVCDIIAGAHDAPADNSPDIKDAQAQMLHQSIGVLKLSLDYIRLRNRDLAPAQALKHLDEHAHCYDQSAMAALREYIHSHGEDQVIEIPLNELRQGMVLARGLRTVKGVLVAAREHEVTQSLLDRLQNFPAESLAQPVHVHIPSTLLTLAKSEKP; encoded by the coding sequence ATGCCCGCCAATGACCGACCAGTAATTCTCTGCGTGGACGACGAGCCTGAGGTGCTATCAGGTCTGCGTTTAAACCTACGCAAGGATTATCAGGTCTTAGTCGCGCAGTCCGGACAGCAGGGCTTAGAGTTGCTGAGACAGAACCCGGACGTCGCCGTAGTCCTGTCCGACATGCGCATGCCCCAGATGGACGGAGCGGAGTTTTTAGCCAAAGCGCGCAAACAAGCTCCTTTGGCTATTCGTATGCTTCTAACCGGCTTTGCAGATACACAAGCTGCGGTGCGCGCTGTGAACCAAGGACACCTGTTCCGGTTCTTGACCAAGCCCTGCCCCCCTTCAGAATTACTCACGGTGATGCGCGCCGCAGCTGCGCAGCACCGGTTGATCAAGAATGAGTCCACGCTTCTGGATCAAACTCTCAGCGGGAGCATCAAAACGCTGTGCGACACCTTGGCCCTAGTCTTACCTGAGATCTATGGGGGCCTAAGTGGCATTCGCCGGGTCGCAGAGAGCCTTGGCAGCATCCTGGATATCCAACCGCTATGGCCCTTGCGCATTGCCTCAATGCTGGTGTTTACCGGTTATGTGAGCCTCCCCAAAGAAACAGCCATACGAGCTGCCGCAGGAGAGCCATTGGGTACGCACGAACAGCAGATGTTGCGCGGTATTCCTGCGCTCACCCAGCGCCTTCTTGCGCCAATTCCGCGTTTAGAAGATGTTTGCGACATCATTGCTGGCGCCCATGATGCACCGGCAGATAATAGCCCCGACATCAAGGATGCACAGGCGCAAATGCTGCATCAGTCAATTGGGGTGTTGAAACTCAGTTTGGATTACATCCGTCTGCGTAACCGTGACCTAGCACCGGCGCAGGCCCTCAAGCATCTAGACGAACACGCGCATTGTTATGACCAAAGCGCTATGGCCGCTCTACGTGAGTACATTCACAGCCATGGTGAAGATCAGGTCATCGAGATCCCCTTGAATGAGCTACGCCAAGGCATGGTTTTGGCCCGCGGGTTACGTACTGTCAAAGGCGTGTTGGTTGCGGCGCGTGAACATGAGGTAACACAGAGCCTGCTGGATAGACTGCAAAACTTCCCCGCAGAGAGCTTGGCGCAGCCCGTCCATGTTCATATACCCAGCACCTTGTTGACCTTAGCCAAGAGCGAAAAGCCGTGA
- a CDS encoding response regulator, which produces MNASRESIAPAALDATLPQTPVCILIVDDDPDIVLFTQALVDDLPAEAPQIATLAAASAEEAWSILQQRDDVAVALLDVMMETPQAGLELARRIRGQPRLRCTRLILRTARTDEVPPLQTVTRFDIDAYCDKNNPDPVALLTPLVSALRTYQLLQTLEQERAQLQQTLEERDAMEIRLRQAQKLEAVGRLGAGIAHEINTPIQFIQDNMHFIAQSSAELTELVATQQELLTQAVHQTSAGAHLLESAQTACAQADFEFVKAELPLALRRSQDGLERITKIVRAMKDFAHPGQERPQPCDVNRIIDSTLTVAQRDLAHCDVQRELGELPHIAVHAGELGQALLNILLNAGQALQDQAPPRTIHLRSWSSPDAVHIQISDNGPGIPEPIRERIFDPFFTTKDFGQGTGQGLSIAHNVVVQQHRGRLELDSTQQGACFTISLPCN; this is translated from the coding sequence GTGAATGCCTCCCGCGAGAGCATTGCACCGGCGGCTTTGGATGCGACTCTGCCGCAAACACCTGTGTGCATCCTGATCGTTGATGACGACCCGGACATAGTGCTATTCACGCAGGCCCTGGTTGACGATTTGCCTGCTGAAGCGCCGCAGATTGCCACGCTGGCAGCCGCTTCAGCGGAAGAGGCTTGGAGCATTTTGCAGCAACGCGACGATGTCGCCGTGGCCTTGCTGGATGTCATGATGGAAACGCCGCAAGCTGGACTGGAACTGGCGCGCCGCATTCGCGGCCAGCCCCGCTTGCGTTGCACCCGACTGATTCTGCGCACAGCGCGAACAGACGAAGTGCCACCCTTGCAAACTGTGACTCGCTTCGACATCGATGCCTACTGTGACAAGAACAACCCTGATCCAGTCGCCTTGCTCACCCCACTGGTCTCGGCTCTGCGAACCTACCAATTGCTGCAGACATTGGAACAGGAACGGGCCCAGCTACAACAGACGCTGGAGGAACGCGATGCTATGGAAATTCGGCTGCGTCAGGCGCAGAAGCTGGAGGCTGTGGGTCGATTAGGCGCGGGGATTGCCCATGAGATCAATACGCCCATCCAGTTTATTCAGGACAACATGCACTTCATCGCACAGAGCAGTGCAGAGCTCACTGAGCTGGTGGCAACACAGCAAGAGTTGCTCACCCAGGCTGTACACCAGACTTCCGCAGGCGCCCATCTGCTGGAATCTGCGCAGACGGCCTGCGCACAGGCCGATTTCGAGTTCGTCAAAGCAGAGCTACCTCTAGCCCTGCGCCGCAGTCAGGATGGCTTGGAACGTATCACCAAAATTGTGCGGGCCATGAAGGACTTCGCCCACCCAGGCCAGGAGCGGCCACAGCCCTGTGATGTGAACCGCATCATTGATAGCACCCTTACGGTTGCCCAGCGGGACTTGGCCCATTGTGATGTGCAGCGGGAGTTGGGCGAGCTTCCTCACATTGCCGTGCACGCTGGCGAGCTGGGTCAAGCGCTACTCAACATTTTGCTCAACGCCGGCCAAGCGCTCCAGGACCAAGCGCCCCCGCGCACCATCCATCTGCGTAGCTGGAGTTCGCCGGATGCCGTTCATATACAAATTTCGGATAACGGCCCTGGCATTCCGGAGCCTATCCGTGAGCGGATCTTCGACCCCTTCTTTACCACTAAAGATTTTGGTCAAGGCACCGGGCAAGGCTTATCCATCGCCCATAATGTGGTGGTGCAGCAACATCGTGGTCGTTTAGAACTCGACAGCACCCAGCAAGGCGCCTGCTTCACCATCTCCCTGCCTTGCAACTAG
- a CDS encoding nitronate monooxygenase — MNPATQTLTSQLGIEVPVICGPMYPGSNPELVAAVSAAGGMGVVQPISMTHIYKHDFRAGLRLIKNLTDKPFGVNFTLMDGVKAYEKRNREWMHIAIEEGVKFFLTSLGNPKPIVSMAHEHDIVVYHDVSTANFADKAIAAGVDGLNCVNNRAGGQTGQISPEQMLDELKDCGLPLVCAGGVGDENDFRRMLAAGYAGVQLGTRFLATQECQIPDDYKQAIVDHGEEDIVWTNKLAGTFSSVIRTPDLEKLGLRVGPLTSRLLRNRKTKKITRMMLLLRSTQRYKKVALDPGYAQYWQAGKGIGHITAVESAGDVVRRFAQAA, encoded by the coding sequence ATGAACCCGGCAACACAAACACTCACCTCACAACTCGGTATTGAAGTGCCAGTGATTTGTGGCCCCATGTATCCCGGCTCCAACCCCGAATTGGTGGCGGCAGTCTCTGCGGCGGGGGGTATGGGCGTGGTGCAACCCATTTCCATGACTCATATTTACAAGCATGACTTCCGCGCCGGCCTGCGGCTTATTAAAAATCTGACTGATAAGCCCTTTGGCGTGAACTTCACCCTGATGGATGGAGTGAAGGCTTATGAAAAACGCAATCGCGAGTGGATGCACATAGCCATCGAAGAAGGCGTGAAATTCTTTCTCACCTCTTTGGGCAACCCCAAGCCAATCGTCAGCATGGCGCATGAGCACGACATCGTGGTCTATCACGATGTGAGCACAGCGAACTTTGCCGATAAGGCCATCGCCGCTGGCGTGGATGGACTGAACTGCGTCAACAACCGGGCGGGCGGGCAAACCGGCCAAATCTCACCAGAGCAAATGCTCGACGAGCTCAAGGACTGTGGCCTTCCGCTGGTCTGCGCCGGGGGAGTGGGTGACGAAAATGACTTCCGGCGCATGTTGGCAGCAGGTTATGCAGGGGTACAGCTGGGGACGCGGTTTTTGGCGACGCAGGAATGCCAAATTCCTGATGACTACAAGCAGGCCATCGTGGACCATGGCGAAGAGGATATTGTCTGGACCAACAAATTGGCCGGCACCTTTTCCTCGGTAATTCGCACACCCGATTTGGAGAAGCTGGGCTTGCGCGTGGGGCCGCTGACTAGCCGGTTGTTACGCAACCGCAAAACCAAGAAAATCACGCGGATGATGTTGTTGCTGCGCTCCACCCAACGCTATAAGAAGGTGGCCTTGGACCCTGGCTACGCCCAGTACTGGCAGGCTGGCAAGGGTATTGGCCACATTACTGCAGTGGAGTCCGCCGGTGATGTGGTGCGGCGCTTCGCCCAAGCCGCCTGA
- the purU gene encoding formyltetrahydrofolate deformylase — MSAAQDYVFSFKCQDRPGIIAAVSSCLFEAGCDIRDAAQYGDPDTGMFFVRIHLAAPQTLSVEQLQQALDGLITKFELDYKLHNLGQKLRSLIAVSKQDHCLNDLLHRWRSGLLHTDIVGVISNHEDLGNLTQWYGLPFYHLPLSADSKAAQEEQIIALMREQQVDLLVLARYMQILSQNLCRQLEGRCINIHHSFLPSFKGAKPYHRAHEHGVKLVGATAHFVTTDLDEGPIIEQDVVRVNHTHSAQEMVNMGREVETRVLARAVRWYVEHRIHVNGQKTIVFE; from the coding sequence ATGTCCGCCGCCCAAGATTATGTGTTTAGTTTCAAATGCCAGGATCGACCGGGGATTATCGCGGCCGTCTCATCCTGCCTATTTGAGGCGGGCTGTGATATCCGCGATGCGGCGCAGTACGGCGATCCGGACACCGGCATGTTTTTCGTCCGTATCCACTTGGCGGCGCCACAGACTCTGTCCGTGGAACAGCTGCAACAGGCGCTGGATGGCCTGATCACGAAGTTTGAGCTGGATTACAAGCTGCACAATTTGGGGCAGAAGCTGCGCAGCTTGATTGCCGTGTCCAAACAGGACCATTGCCTAAACGACCTGCTGCATCGCTGGCGTTCAGGGCTGCTGCACACCGATATCGTGGGCGTGATTTCCAACCACGAAGACCTGGGCAACCTCACCCAGTGGTACGGCTTGCCGTTCTATCACCTGCCCCTCAGTGCAGACAGCAAAGCGGCCCAGGAAGAGCAAATTATCGCGCTCATGCGCGAGCAGCAGGTGGATCTGCTGGTGCTGGCGCGTTACATGCAGATTTTGTCGCAGAACCTCTGCCGCCAGCTGGAAGGGCGCTGCATCAATATCCACCACTCCTTTCTTCCCAGCTTCAAAGGGGCCAAGCCCTATCATCGCGCCCATGAGCATGGGGTGAAGCTGGTTGGAGCAACCGCACACTTTGTCACCACCGACCTGGACGAGGGGCCAATCATTGAGCAAGACGTGGTGCGGGTGAATCACACGCACTCAGCCCAAGAGATGGTCAATATGGGGCGGGAAGTGGAAACCCGGGTGCTAGCCCGGGCGGTGCGTTGGTATGTTGAGCACCGTATTCACGTGAACGGCCAGAAAACCATTGTGTTCGAGTGA
- a CDS encoding aminotransferase class I/II-fold pyridoxal phosphate-dependent enzyme, whose translation MKLETIALHEGYTSEETTKAAAVPIYQTTSYTFDDTQHGADLFNLAVPGNIYTRIMNPTTAVLEARIAAMEGGVGALAVSSGMAAITYALQCITQVGDNIVSTSQLYGGTYNLFAHSLPRQGVEVRMVSHSDFAGFEAAIDGNTKAIFCESIGNPAGNVVDIRRLAEIAHKQGVPLIVDNTVATPCLCKPFDLGADIVIHSLTKYIGGHGTSIGGVIVDSGKFDWVANKERFAVLNEPDPSYHGVVYTEALGEAAYIGRCRVVPLRNTGAAISPMNAFLILQGLETLSLRMERHCENAQKLAEYLQNHPKVNWVNYAGLPDSPDHATCKAITGGKASGILSFGIQGGMEACARFIDALQMILRLVNIGDAKSLACHPASTTHRQLNPEELAKAGVSEDLVRISVGIEHIDDIIADVSQALEQA comes from the coding sequence ATGAAGTTAGAAACCATTGCATTGCATGAAGGTTATACGTCGGAGGAGACCACCAAGGCCGCAGCGGTGCCGATATACCAGACCACCTCCTACACCTTCGATGACACCCAGCATGGCGCGGATCTGTTCAATCTCGCCGTTCCGGGGAATATCTACACCCGCATCATGAATCCGACCACCGCGGTACTCGAAGCGCGTATTGCGGCCATGGAAGGTGGTGTGGGTGCACTGGCAGTGTCCTCGGGCATGGCAGCAATCACCTACGCGCTGCAATGCATCACGCAGGTGGGCGACAACATCGTCAGCACCAGCCAGCTTTACGGCGGCACCTACAATCTCTTCGCCCACTCCCTGCCCCGCCAAGGTGTGGAGGTGCGCATGGTGTCGCATAGCGATTTCGCCGGCTTTGAAGCCGCCATCGATGGCAACACCAAAGCTATTTTTTGCGAATCCATTGGCAACCCGGCCGGAAATGTGGTGGATATCCGCCGCCTGGCCGAGATCGCACACAAGCAGGGTGTACCGCTGATCGTCGACAACACCGTGGCCACGCCCTGCCTGTGTAAACCCTTCGATTTGGGTGCCGATATCGTGATCCACTCGCTGACCAAATACATCGGCGGGCATGGCACCTCCATCGGAGGCGTCATTGTGGATTCCGGAAAATTTGACTGGGTGGCGAATAAAGAGCGTTTTGCCGTACTCAATGAGCCCGACCCCTCCTACCACGGGGTGGTCTACACCGAAGCGCTAGGCGAGGCGGCCTACATCGGACGCTGCCGGGTGGTGCCGCTGCGCAATACTGGAGCCGCCATTTCCCCCATGAATGCCTTCTTGATTCTGCAGGGACTGGAAACTCTCAGTCTGCGAATGGAGCGCCACTGTGAGAATGCCCAAAAGCTAGCCGAGTATTTACAAAACCACCCCAAGGTCAACTGGGTCAACTATGCCGGCCTGCCCGACAGTCCCGACCATGCCACCTGCAAAGCCATCACCGGCGGCAAGGCCTCGGGTATTTTGAGCTTCGGCATACAAGGCGGCATGGAGGCCTGCGCACGCTTTATTGATGCCCTGCAAATGATTCTGCGGCTGGTCAATATCGGTGATGCGAAGTCTTTGGCCTGTCACCCCGCTTCAACAACGCACCGCCAGCTTAATCCTGAAGAGCTCGCCAAGGCGGGGGTGAGTGAAGACCTGGTTCGGATATCCGTAGGCATCGAACATATCGACGACATCATTGCTGATGTTTCCCAAGCCCTCGAGCAGGCCTAG
- a CDS encoding choice-of-anchor I family protein, with product MTLKPVFALVGAITMAASLVACDGDDGAPGAAGTPGADGAAGAPGADGRDANAAISLGLLGRTPALPANFDESAAEIVAYDPATSSAFVVNARSGAIDIVDLSAPSMPSITGSIDVAGDVEAAVSGVTMGDVNSVAVSGNTMAVAVAADTTQDNGFIAFYQTDGTFLSAVEVGALPDMVGFTPDGNFVLCANEGEPNDDYSVDPEGSISVIDVSNGFTGLSAQTADFTDFNAGGSKALTGPVRISAKAASVAADLEPEYIAFAPDSSQAFAVMQENNAVAVIDVSSAEVLSINGLGFKNYGIPGNEIDASNRDGGVNIRSWDVFGTYMPDAVDAYAVNGALYLVTANEGDGREYLTDEADAAACTLAGGFEFDDGDCLHYLDEIRIGDIAGTGASFDPDLIARLGADFANDDKLGRLKVITDLGVTGACSTLATTGQPGPDCSYENLYSFGARSFTIWDVASLRPVFDSGNDFEVITANQLGENFNASNDDNEGDDRSDDKGPEPEAVEIAEINGNTYAFIGLERVGGVMVYNISNPNAASFVQYINTRDFRVDAENDIETVGDLGPEDIKFIPATDSPTGQPLLLVSNEVSGTLAVFSVSVL from the coding sequence ATGACACTGAAGCCCGTATTTGCTCTTGTTGGTGCCATCACTATGGCGGCCAGCTTGGTTGCTTGTGATGGAGATGATGGTGCACCAGGGGCCGCTGGCACTCCCGGCGCAGATGGTGCGGCCGGTGCTCCCGGCGCCGATGGTCGCGATGCCAATGCCGCTATCTCTCTGGGCTTATTGGGCCGCACGCCTGCGCTGCCGGCCAACTTTGATGAGTCGGCCGCGGAAATTGTTGCCTATGATCCGGCGACCTCCAGCGCTTTTGTGGTCAATGCCCGCAGCGGTGCCATCGATATCGTGGACCTGAGCGCCCCCTCTATGCCATCGATCACCGGTTCCATTGATGTGGCGGGCGATGTGGAAGCCGCTGTAAGCGGAGTAACGATGGGCGACGTGAACAGCGTGGCAGTATCGGGCAACACCATGGCGGTTGCTGTGGCTGCAGACACCACTCAGGACAATGGCTTCATCGCCTTCTACCAGACCGATGGCACCTTTTTGTCGGCCGTGGAGGTGGGAGCCCTGCCCGATATGGTGGGCTTCACTCCGGACGGAAACTTCGTGCTCTGCGCCAACGAAGGCGAGCCCAATGACGACTATAGTGTCGACCCTGAGGGCAGCATCAGCGTGATTGATGTATCCAACGGCTTTACGGGGCTGAGCGCCCAAACGGCAGATTTCACCGACTTTAATGCAGGTGGCAGTAAAGCCTTGACCGGTCCTGTGCGCATTAGTGCGAAGGCGGCGAGCGTCGCTGCAGATCTTGAGCCCGAGTACATCGCTTTTGCCCCGGACTCATCGCAGGCCTTTGCCGTGATGCAGGAAAACAATGCCGTGGCCGTCATTGATGTGAGCAGTGCCGAAGTGCTTTCCATCAATGGCTTAGGCTTCAAAAACTACGGCATTCCGGGCAATGAAATCGATGCCAGTAATCGCGATGGTGGGGTGAACATTCGTAGCTGGGATGTGTTTGGAACCTACATGCCTGATGCCGTTGATGCCTATGCCGTGAACGGTGCCCTGTACTTAGTGACGGCCAATGAAGGTGATGGACGCGAATATCTAACGGACGAGGCCGATGCGGCGGCTTGCACCCTTGCTGGCGGCTTTGAGTTCGACGACGGCGATTGTTTGCACTATTTAGATGAAATCCGCATTGGCGATATTGCGGGCACCGGTGCCAGCTTTGACCCAGACCTCATCGCCAGATTGGGCGCGGATTTCGCCAATGACGACAAACTCGGTCGGCTCAAGGTGATCACCGATCTGGGCGTGACCGGGGCTTGCTCCACCCTGGCAACCACGGGTCAGCCCGGTCCAGACTGCAGCTACGAAAACCTCTACAGCTTTGGTGCGCGCTCCTTCACCATTTGGGATGTGGCCAGTTTGCGGCCGGTGTTCGACAGCGGTAACGACTTCGAGGTGATTACCGCGAACCAACTCGGCGAAAACTTCAATGCCAGTAATGATGACAACGAAGGCGATGATCGCTCCGACGATAAGGGACCAGAACCAGAAGCCGTAGAGATTGCCGAGATCAATGGCAACACCTATGCCTTCATCGGTCTGGAGCGGGTCGGTGGGGTGATGGTGTACAACATCTCCAATCCCAATGCAGCCAGCTTCGTGCAGTACATCAACACCCGCGATTTCAGAGTTGATGCCGAAAATGACATTGAAACGGTGGGCGATCTGGGCCCGGAAGACATCAAGTTTATTCCGGCCACCGACAGCCCAACCGGGCAGCCCTTGTTGCTGGTGAGTAATGAAGTGTCTGGCACCTTGGCGGTGTTTTCCGTTTCAGTCCTGTAA
- a CDS encoding thioesterase family protein: MPWARLGYTLATTSRRGAIGIDETGQLAGRVLPSDLDFNRHVNNGRYLSLADLGRIDWFVRTGMLRTALKNQWRPIIASGTVRYHRPLKLWQPYRLDSSLVAWGARWAFMEHRFFANNRDGEEKLFATVAIKGAFQGREGVIEPARLMAAMGEQHDSPPIPAWIDDWQQGENRWKAMEEAVPQLSVGAG, translated from the coding sequence ATGCCTTGGGCTCGGCTTGGCTACACGCTGGCGACTACATCTAGGCGCGGCGCTATCGGTATTGACGAAACCGGCCAATTAGCCGGGCGAGTGTTGCCCTCCGATTTGGACTTCAACCGCCACGTCAACAATGGGCGGTATTTGTCCTTGGCGGACTTAGGGCGTATCGACTGGTTTGTGCGTACGGGCATGCTGCGCACCGCATTGAAGAATCAGTGGCGGCCCATCATTGCCTCGGGAACCGTGCGCTACCACCGACCACTCAAGCTTTGGCAGCCCTATCGTTTAGACAGCTCCTTGGTGGCTTGGGGCGCACGCTGGGCCTTTATGGAGCATCGCTTCTTTGCCAATAACCGCGATGGTGAGGAGAAGCTCTTTGCAACGGTCGCCATTAAGGGCGCATTCCAAGGCCGTGAGGGCGTGATCGAACCCGCCAGGTTAATGGCCGCCATGGGCGAGCAGCATGATTCCCCGCCCATTCCTGCCTGGATTGATGATTGGCAGCAGGGTGAGAATCGCTGGAAAGCCATGGAAGAGGCTGTACCGCAACTTTCCGTTGGCGCTGGCTAA